The stretch of DNA AGATGAAGAAAGCGTTATTCTATCAATACATTTGTCTTCTCAACTGAGTGGCACCTTCCAGTCTGCAAATATTGCAAAGGATATGTTAGGAAGTGACAGAATATATATTATTGATTCTAAATCTGTAAGTTTTGGGACAGGTCTATTAATTATTAAGGCATTAGAGTTGATAAAATCAGGAATTGAAATCAATGAAATAGTAAACTATTTGACCCATTTAGCAGATAAAGTTAAAGTTGCATTTGCAGTGGACAACCTTGAATATTTAAGAAAAGGTGGAAGACTATCTGGAACACAGGCTGCACTTGGCAAATTATTAAATATTAAGCCTATTATTCACATGGAAGAAGGTAAATTATTTGTTTATGATAAGGTAAGAGGAATAAAAAAAGCTATTGCAAGACTATATGAATATGTTGATGAAAAGAATA from Caloramator mitchellensis encodes:
- a CDS encoding DegV family protein — protein: MKKIVIVTDSTADLPLEFVKENNIKVMPLTVTYNNKSYKDCVDLTTEQLLTFLNEGDDLPKTSQVNPKEFYDAYEDILKDEESVILSIHLSSQLSGTFQSANIAKDMLGSDRIYIIDSKSVSFGTGLLIIKALELIKSGIEINEIVNYLTHLADKVKVAFAVDNLEYLRKGGRLSGTQAALGKLLNIKPIIHMEEGKLFVYDKVRGIKKAIARLYEYVDEKNIDVEQPVAVGTIAYKDEIESFASFLRERYGFKKVYTSKVGTVVATYSGEGVIGVYFISK